One segment of Dolichospermum sp. DET69 DNA contains the following:
- a CDS encoding translocation/assembly module TamB domain-containing protein, whose amino-acid sequence MSNSHDQNSHPINTETKRLWLTILSRGGLAIGALLVLGIIFGIWRLRSFVYQELVPLATQSLTTTLNRPVKLGAVESFSLTGVQFAASEIPATPTDSDRANIKAVDVGFDLWQLVINRNLRLDVTLINPDVYVEQDNQGRWLTTTIAPPSGKALIKTDLDKLRFRDANLVLVPKISERGKFSLPVPVGFSGINGTAQLLNKNKLIKLDLAGKAVSGGNISIAGDLIPQKTLAGDFRLQGQNLLAADITRIVTLPLTLKTGKVNGDLRIKVIPKQKTLLYGNATMEGVTMQIPKLTQLLNNSQGNLSFDGLVIKSDNIVTSYGQIPVTASGTIDQQAGFNLKGRVNAVSLANAQATLKVKLPFPVRGIAQADLQLIGATTKPVLSGSVRTLKTARIDQVDFGKVSSKFELISSKSLLKITDIQGKTTYGGEVKGAGIIELGQVSTLNFQLRAENIPGDAIAQVYDIKTGFPIGLMTATAELKGVADDTHTVVKWQAPQAKYPATGTAIINPDRTVSFRDLVAKVGGGIVKGSGSYNHDSKRWQALAESSQIKLTSFVDQKQQENISLVGAEFNGGLRLAGNSSPFQIETIIPDNANVNIAGGQVNISQIKLEDQNFTALLSGKDLRLGTILKQANPILNNPLVGNFMITGNRENFSLKTFSGIGEALLYIGKGTIKAANIQVAEGRYQAKIQADNVPLTKLVGAQGLRPEMQVLRPEMQSLRPEMQSLRPEMQSLRPEMQSLRPEMQSLRPEMQSLRPEMQSLRPEMQGIITGQLQVAGSVESFQPETIQGDGKGRLKLPSGTVTASEIQLNNGNYQALLTTSALQLNRFNQQLKGQLAGKLQVSGILSAPKLADVAAVGQVRFSQGLGGIDSPIQADIGWNGKKLTIDGYNSANASANSSTLLTIKGYLLANAQKANIPEITDVNLQIQAKNYNLERLPVRLLDLADIAGGLDFSGQVIGKPTAPNITGKLGLRNLKVQQFAFEPLLTGNVNSLSGQGLSLDVIGVKDRIAVNLDANNRPQSFLVQWQQALLSGAVTGFDWTMNVDNFPLKALNIALPANTPLSPGSVRGLLTGKLQINSQTLATAGNIAIENPELGRIKGDRFTTQLRYDNNTFVLDDSEFRKGESRYTFDANIKPWTKKPQLRAKVNIDKGNIQDILTAAQIFDIQDFQRGLNAPVYGKAADLTTYSQGLPLESLLTQVQRLSEIDALLTTQQQQRLDTKPIPELRDLKGILDGNISINTATTDEPRIKFNLQGQNFTWGKPTEPTRFYRAEQVIAKGSFAEGIFRLQPLSIQAQQKLIAFTGNIGGNKQSGKLTIENFPIQRFNNLVKLPLGITGKLNVNAAIAGSISNPQATGELSITEGTIDKKSVESANASFSYANGRLNFGSQVLGVGAEPANISGSIPYTLPFASEKLNSDQVTLDVNVKNEGLTLLNLFTNEISFEKGEGELDLKVRGTRKQPFVKGTASLNNATFSAQALPGKLTNVNGNAIFDLTRVFIKNLEGKFSDGNIKAVGELPIFDNPNLKIDVPLTVDLQQLLLNLKELYQGGANGNLAITGSLLKPIIGGNIELFNGQVLLTESPDNNSSSSKINNQNKADTENKIIRLNNLALKLGRNIQISKPPVFKFQAAGDLIVNGSLAEPIPEGTINLTKGAVNLFTTQLNLARGYKHTATFSARQPRDPNLDIRLFAKVLDITQNSDLSRQGSLGLAGLETVRVEASIDGLGSQINDNLQLKSNPSRSPTQIVTLLGGGFVDNQGRGDSSLGLINIASSAVFSNFQGAFNQIGDAFGLSELRIFPTILSERPEAGRNNSSLELALEAGIDISPKFSLSTIKILTAGDPLQWGLNYRINNEFRLRSSTNLTDDSRAVIEFERRF is encoded by the coding sequence ATGTCTAACTCTCATGATCAAAATTCTCACCCCATCAATACTGAAACAAAGCGTCTATGGTTGACGATATTGAGTCGTGGTGGATTAGCGATAGGTGCTTTGTTAGTATTGGGAATTATTTTTGGTATTTGGCGATTAAGGAGTTTTGTTTACCAGGAATTAGTACCATTAGCTACCCAAAGTCTCACGACTACTCTCAATCGTCCAGTAAAACTGGGAGCAGTTGAGTCCTTTTCCCTGACTGGCGTTCAGTTTGCCGCTTCCGAGATTCCCGCTACACCCACAGATTCAGATAGGGCAAATATCAAAGCAGTAGATGTGGGATTTGATCTTTGGCAGCTAGTAATTAACCGCAATCTTCGCTTAGATGTAACTTTAATTAATCCAGATGTTTATGTTGAACAGGATAATCAAGGACGGTGGTTAACGACTACTATCGCTCCACCTAGTGGGAAGGCACTGATTAAAACTGATTTAGATAAGTTGCGGTTTCGGGATGCCAATTTAGTATTAGTGCCGAAAATAAGCGAAAGAGGGAAATTTTCTTTACCTGTTCCTGTGGGATTTTCCGGAATTAATGGGACGGCTCAACTCTTAAATAAAAATAAACTGATTAAATTAGACTTAGCTGGTAAAGCAGTAAGTGGGGGTAATATTTCCATTGCCGGAGATCTAATTCCTCAAAAAACTTTAGCAGGGGATTTTCGACTGCAAGGGCAAAATCTCCTGGCCGCAGATATTACCCGGATTGTAACTTTACCACTGACTTTAAAAACTGGTAAAGTAAATGGTGATTTGCGAATTAAGGTGATACCAAAGCAGAAAACCTTACTCTATGGTAATGCTACTATGGAAGGGGTGACGATGCAAATTCCTAAGCTGACCCAATTACTCAATAATAGTCAGGGTAATCTCAGTTTTGATGGACTGGTAATTAAATCAGATAATATAGTTACAAGCTACGGACAAATCCCGGTAACAGCATCGGGGACTATTGATCAGCAAGCAGGGTTTAATTTAAAAGGGCGTGTGAATGCGGTCAGTTTGGCTAATGCTCAAGCAACTCTAAAGGTGAAATTACCATTTCCGGTGCGTGGCATCGCTCAAGCCGATTTGCAGCTAATTGGAGCAACTACTAAACCAGTGCTATCCGGTAGTGTCAGGACGTTGAAAACTGCCCGAATTGATCAAGTTGATTTTGGGAAAGTTAGTAGTAAATTTGAGCTTATCAGTAGTAAATCTCTACTGAAAATTACAGATATTCAAGGCAAAACTACCTATGGGGGTGAGGTTAAAGGTGCGGGGATAATTGAACTTGGTCAAGTATCCACACTGAATTTTCAACTCCGAGCCGAAAATATTCCTGGGGATGCGATCGCTCAGGTATATGATATCAAAACAGGATTTCCGATTGGACTGATGACAGCTACCGCAGAGCTAAAAGGTGTGGCTGATGATACCCACACTGTAGTTAAATGGCAAGCTCCTCAAGCCAAATATCCAGCGACAGGGACAGCTATTATTAATCCCGACCGCACAGTTTCTTTTCGTGATCTAGTCGCCAAGGTTGGTGGGGGTATAGTTAAGGGTAGTGGTAGTTATAATCATGATAGTAAGCGTTGGCAAGCTTTAGCTGAATCTAGCCAAATTAAACTAACATCTTTTGTTGACCAAAAACAGCAGGAAAATATTTCTCTAGTTGGGGCAGAATTTAACGGTGGTTTGCGGTTAGCAGGAAATTCTTCACCATTCCAAATAGAGACAATTATTCCTGACAATGCCAATGTTAACATTGCTGGTGGTCAAGTTAATATTTCCCAAATTAAGTTAGAAGATCAAAATTTTACAGCCCTGTTATCGGGGAAAGATTTACGTTTAGGAACAATCTTAAAACAAGCCAACCCAATTTTAAATAATCCCCTAGTAGGTAATTTCATGATTACTGGTAATAGGGAAAATTTCAGTCTAAAAACCTTCTCTGGAATCGGTGAAGCCCTTCTATATATTGGTAAAGGAACAATTAAAGCCGCTAATATTCAAGTTGCAGAAGGTCGCTATCAGGCAAAAATTCAAGCTGATAATGTCCCTTTAACAAAACTCGTAGGGGCGCAGGGCCTGCGCCCAGAAATGCAAGTCCTGCGCCCAGAAATGCAGTCCTTGCGCCCAGAAATGCAGTCCTTGCGCCCAGAAATGCAGTCCTTGCGCCCAGAAATGCAGTCCTTGCGCCCAGAAATGCAGTCCTTGCGCCCAGAAATGCAGTCCTTGCGCCCAGAAATGCAGTCCTTGCGCCCAGAAATGCAGGGGATAATAACTGGTCAATTACAAGTAGCGGGTTCTGTCGAATCATTCCAGCCAGAAACTATTCAAGGGGACGGAAAAGGCCGCTTAAAATTACCTAGTGGGACAGTTACGGCTTCTGAGATTCAACTGAATAATGGTAATTATCAAGCATTGTTAACTACTTCAGCTTTACAATTAAACCGTTTTAACCAGCAGTTAAAAGGACAGTTGGCAGGGAAGTTGCAAGTATCGGGAATTTTATCTGCTCCTAAATTAGCAGATGTGGCTGCTGTTGGTCAGGTGCGGTTTAGCCAAGGGTTAGGAGGAATTGATTCACCTATTCAAGCTGATATTGGTTGGAATGGAAAAAAGCTGACTATTGATGGTTATAATAGCGCCAATGCTTCAGCTAATAGTTCGACTTTGCTCACTATCAAAGGTTATTTATTAGCTAATGCTCAGAAAGCAAATATCCCAGAAATTACTGATGTGAATTTGCAGATCCAAGCAAAAAATTATAATCTGGAACGGTTGCCAGTGCGACTACTTGATCTTGCAGATATTGCTGGGGGCTTAGATTTTAGTGGACAAGTGATAGGAAAACCAACTGCACCAAATATTACAGGTAAGTTGGGGTTACGCAATTTAAAAGTTCAGCAATTTGCCTTTGAGCCATTATTGACTGGTAATGTGAATTCTCTATCAGGACAGGGGTTAAGTTTAGATGTTATCGGTGTAAAGGATAGGATAGCAGTTAATTTAGATGCTAACAATCGTCCTCAATCTTTCTTAGTTCAGTGGCAACAAGCTTTGTTATCAGGTGCAGTAACGGGATTTGACTGGACCATGAATGTGGATAATTTCCCCTTAAAAGCTTTAAATATAGCTCTACCAGCCAATACTCCTTTAAGTCCGGGAAGTGTGAGAGGATTATTAACAGGAAAGTTGCAAATTAATTCGCAGACATTGGCCACAGCAGGAAATATAGCCATTGAAAATCCTGAACTGGGACGAATTAAAGGCGATCGCTTTACTACCCAACTACGCTATGATAATAATACATTCGTTCTCGATGATAGTGAGTTTCGCAAAGGTGAAAGTAGATATACTTTTGATGCCAACATCAAACCGTGGACGAAAAAACCGCAACTGCGAGCAAAAGTCAACATTGACAAAGGCAATATTCAAGATATACTTACTGCGGCTCAAATCTTTGATATCCAAGACTTCCAACGTGGTTTAAACGCCCCCGTCTACGGCAAAGCTGCGGATTTAACCACCTACTCTCAAGGATTACCCTTAGAGTCTCTATTGACCCAAGTACAACGGTTATCAGAAATTGATGCCCTGCTAACTACCCAACAACAACAACGGTTAGATACTAAACCTATCCCTGAATTAAGAGACTTAAAAGGGATTTTGGATGGTAATATTTCTATTAATACTGCAACTACGGACGAACCAAGAATAAAATTTAATCTCCAAGGACAAAACTTTACTTGGGGCAAACCAACAGAACCAACCCGTTTTTATCGTGCGGAACAGGTCATAGCTAAAGGTAGTTTTGCAGAAGGAATTTTCCGTTTACAACCTTTAAGCATTCAAGCTCAACAAAAGCTAATTGCCTTTACAGGTAACATTGGTGGTAATAAGCAATCAGGTAAATTGACCATCGAAAACTTTCCCATTCAGCGATTTAATAATTTGGTGAAACTCCCGCTGGGAATTACAGGGAAGCTAAATGTTAATGCAGCCATAGCTGGTAGTATCTCCAATCCTCAAGCTACGGGAGAATTAAGCATTACAGAAGGGACAATTGATAAAAAATCAGTGGAATCAGCTAATGCTAGTTTCAGTTATGCTAATGGACGTTTAAACTTTGGTAGTCAGGTACTGGGAGTGGGGGCTGAACCTGCAAATATTAGTGGTAGTATTCCCTATACTTTACCCTTTGCATCTGAAAAATTAAACAGTGACCAAGTTACCCTAGATGTCAATGTTAAGAATGAAGGTTTGACCCTTTTAAATCTCTTTACTAATGAGATATCTTTTGAAAAGGGAGAAGGAGAATTAGACTTAAAAGTTCGGGGAACTCGAAAACAACCGTTTGTTAAAGGAACGGCTTCTCTTAATAATGCTACCTTTAGCGCCCAAGCTTTACCAGGAAAGTTAACCAATGTAAATGGTAACGCAATTTTTGATTTAACCCGTGTGTTTATCAAAAATCTTGAAGGTAAATTTAGTGATGGCAATATTAAAGCTGTGGGAGAATTACCAATTTTTGATAATCCAAATCTCAAAATTGATGTTCCCTTGACTGTTGATTTACAACAATTACTTTTAAATCTCAAGGAATTATATCAAGGAGGTGCTAATGGTAATTTAGCAATTACTGGTTCTCTGCTCAAACCAATAATTGGCGGTAATATAGAATTATTTAATGGTCAAGTATTGTTAACAGAATCTCCAGATAATAATTCATCTTCTTCTAAAATTAATAACCAAAATAAAGCAGATACAGAAAATAAAATTATTAGATTAAATAATTTAGCATTAAAACTAGGTAGAAATATTCAAATTTCCAAACCACCAGTATTCAAATTTCAAGCTGCTGGAGATCTAATTGTTAATGGTTCTTTGGCTGAACCTATTCCAGAAGGAACTATTAATTTAACTAAAGGTGCAGTAAATTTGTTCACTACCCAATTAAATTTGGCCAGAGGTTATAAACACACTGCTACTTTTAGCGCTCGTCAACCTCGTGATCCTAATTTGGATATTCGTCTATTTGCGAAGGTTCTGGATATAACTCAAAATAGCGATCTGAGCAGACAAGGTTCTCTAGGTTTAGCCGGGTTAGAAACAGTTAGAGTAGAAGCTAGTATTGATGGTTTAGGTAGTCAAATTAATGATAATTTACAACTAAAAAGCAATCCTTCTCGTTCACCAACACAAATTGTCACTTTGTTAGGAGGTGGGTTTGTTGATAATCAAGGACGCGGTGATAGTAGCTTGGGTTTAATCAATATTGCTAGTTCGGCTGTTTTCAGTAATTTTCAAGGTGCATTTAATCAAATTGGTGATGCTTTTGGTTTAAGTGAATTGCGGATATTTCCGACTATTCTTTCTGAAAGACCAGAAGCAGGGAGAAATAACTCATCTTTGGAATTAGCTTTAGAAGCAGGAATTGATATTTCTCCAAAATTTTCCCTTTCTACTATTAAGATTCTGACCGCAGGTGATCCTTTGCAATGGGGTCTTAATTACCGAATAAATAATGAATTTCGTCTCCGTTCTTCTACTAATTTAACTGATGATAGTCGGGCTGTAATTGAGTTTGAACGGAGATTTTGA
- a CDS encoding DUF3110 domain-containing protein yields the protein MRVFVLIFNAGTDNEGIHSIRISNAQGIEGNKILMFESEDDATRFALMLEAQDFAVPTVEMMNADDVKEFCESTGYYWEVIPENSELVLPPEINVEQTDWQAETEMADTNEEFSSLNPPSPEIANSELDSFRRKLEGLL from the coding sequence ATGCGTGTTTTTGTACTGATTTTCAATGCTGGTACTGATAATGAGGGGATTCACAGCATTCGGATTAGCAATGCTCAAGGGATAGAAGGGAATAAAATCCTCATGTTTGAATCAGAAGATGATGCCACCCGCTTTGCTTTAATGTTAGAAGCGCAAGACTTTGCTGTACCGACAGTGGAAATGATGAATGCTGATGATGTTAAGGAATTTTGCGAAAGCACTGGCTATTATTGGGAAGTGATTCCTGAAAACAGTGAATTAGTATTACCACCGGAAATAAACGTGGAACAAACTGATTGGCAAGCTGAAACAGAAATGGCGGATACTAATGAAGAGTTTTCCTCTTTGAATCCACCTAGTCCAGAAATTGCTAATTCTGAGCTAGATAGCTTTCGGCGCAAATTGGAAGGTTTATTGTAG
- the murQ gene encoding N-acetylmuramic acid 6-phosphate etherase, producing the protein MTNFQERGHLLTEQVNPNSLNLDQLNSLELVELFNNEDQKAVAAVAEAKVQLAAAIDCTAERLRQGGRLFYVGAGTSGRLGVLDAAECPPTFCTPPELVQGIIAGGAGALVRSSEDLEDRSEDGASAIAQRQITQLDVVVGITAGGTTPFVHGAINAARQRGAKTIFIACVPADQVSIEVDIDIRLLTGPEILAGSTRLKAGTVTKLVLNTLSTGVMVKLGKVYGNRMVDVAVTNQKLRDRALQILQDLTGLSREASGFLLEHSGKWVKLALLMHWTGLDQEAGKKLLTAHQGNLRLAVTSYSRSQESGVRNQE; encoded by the coding sequence ATGACAAATTTCCAGGAACGCGGGCATCTGCTCACCGAACAAGTTAATCCCAATAGTCTTAATTTAGACCAACTCAATTCTTTAGAATTGGTGGAGTTATTTAATAACGAAGACCAAAAAGCAGTAGCAGCCGTAGCAGAAGCTAAGGTTCAGTTAGCAGCAGCTATTGACTGCACAGCAGAAAGGCTGCGTCAAGGTGGACGTTTATTCTACGTGGGTGCGGGGACAAGTGGTAGATTAGGAGTGTTAGATGCTGCCGAGTGTCCACCTACCTTCTGCACTCCACCCGAATTGGTACAAGGGATTATTGCTGGTGGTGCGGGAGCATTAGTCCGTAGTTCCGAGGATTTGGAAGATCGGTCGGAAGATGGGGCAAGTGCCATCGCTCAACGACAAATTACCCAACTGGATGTAGTTGTCGGTATTACTGCTGGAGGAACAACCCCTTTTGTTCATGGTGCTATTAATGCAGCTCGTCAACGGGGGGCTAAGACTATTTTTATCGCCTGTGTCCCCGCAGATCAAGTCAGTATTGAAGTTGATATTGATATTCGGTTGTTGACAGGGCCAGAAATTTTAGCTGGTTCTACTCGCTTAAAAGCGGGGACAGTCACAAAATTAGTTTTAAATACCCTTTCGACTGGGGTAATGGTTAAACTGGGTAAAGTTTATGGTAATCGGATGGTTGATGTCGCTGTCACTAATCAAAAATTACGCGATCGCGCTTTACAGATTCTACAAGACCTGACTGGTTTAAGTCGAGAAGCCTCTGGTTTTTTACTAGAACATAGCGGTAAATGGGTTAAATTAGCATTATTAATGCACTGGACTGGTTTAGACCAAGAAGCGGGTAAAAAACTCCTAACTGCCCATCAAGGTAATCTCCGACTAGCTGTAACAAGTTATAGTAGGAGTCAGGAGTCAGGAGTCAGGAATCAGGAGTAA
- a CDS encoding response regulator — MINPEVTEAQKLFNQFKKCIQIQYNGQLNIKSSKGRKWTFYYRLGRIVWATGSDHPFRRWRRNMAKYCPDVDVSKIRCRDEDIAIDFWDYQLLDVLYKKQKIQREKIHAIVESTIAELFFDLAQELDFTSVTCSYSQEVILEMPMSFTNADMSIKQMQDAWSIWSQAGLTNISPNLAPVLRRPEQLQQMVNPSVYKNFVGLINGQFTLRELGMKMKQDVMPVTRSLLPYILKGIIELVPVMDSPLTVESSSSTTVKQPRKQTAPLIVCVDDSPQVCKILEEIMTRNGLRFIQIQDAVQALPIIIQEKPDLIFLDLIMPIASGYEICTQLRRISAFAQTPVIILTGNDGLVDRVRAKVVGSTDFMSKPIVADRVMNMVRKYLRTPNLSNNNNSGNLQAPSENNF; from the coding sequence ATGATTAACCCAGAAGTAACAGAAGCGCAAAAATTATTCAATCAGTTTAAAAAGTGTATTCAAATACAATACAACGGACAACTAAATATCAAGAGTTCTAAAGGACGAAAATGGACTTTCTACTATCGTCTGGGGAGAATAGTCTGGGCTACAGGTAGTGATCATCCCTTCAGACGTTGGCGCAGAAACATGGCTAAATATTGTCCTGATGTTGATGTAAGTAAAATTCGCTGTCGTGATGAAGATATAGCTATTGACTTCTGGGATTATCAACTTCTAGACGTTTTATACAAAAAACAGAAAATCCAAAGAGAAAAAATTCACGCCATTGTCGAAAGCACTATAGCCGAATTATTTTTTGATTTAGCTCAGGAACTAGATTTTACCTCTGTTACTTGTAGCTACAGTCAGGAAGTGATTTTGGAAATGCCTATGAGCTTCACAAACGCGGATATGTCCATTAAACAAATGCAAGATGCGTGGTCAATTTGGTCACAAGCTGGGTTAACAAATATTTCTCCTAATTTAGCGCCAGTTCTGCGCCGACCAGAACAATTACAGCAAATGGTAAATCCATCTGTCTACAAAAATTTTGTTGGTTTGATCAATGGTCAATTCACATTGCGGGAATTAGGAATGAAGATGAAACAAGATGTCATGCCTGTGACTCGTTCTCTACTTCCCTATATCCTCAAAGGCATTATTGAGTTAGTACCAGTAATGGATTCACCCTTAACAGTTGAATCCAGTAGTTCTACTACTGTCAAGCAACCGAGAAAGCAAACTGCTCCATTAATAGTCTGTGTAGATGATAGTCCCCAGGTGTGTAAAATCTTAGAAGAAATTATGACCCGGAACGGACTGAGATTTATTCAAATCCAAGACGCTGTGCAAGCTTTACCTATTATTATCCAAGAAAAACCAGACTTAATTTTCTTAGATTTAATTATGCCCATAGCTAGTGGTTATGAAATCTGTACACAATTACGCAGAATTTCGGCTTTTGCACAGACACCAGTAATTATCTTAACTGGTAATGATGGCTTGGTAGATAGGGTTCGCGCTAAAGTCGTCGGCTCTACGGATTTCATGTCTAAGCCAATAGTAGCAGATCGGGTAATGAATATGGTTCGTAAATATTTACGCACACCAAATTTATCAAACAATAACAATAGTGGTAATTTACAAGCTCCCAGTGAGAACAATTTCTAA
- a CDS encoding response regulator codes for MSTVLVVEDGITDMQVISKYLQQAGYSVVCATNSAEAQSKIGSAKPDVIVLDVILPDKSGYEICRELKDNAETSNIPIVFCSTKSSDVDKMWGNMLGADAYLAKPVDKEELMRTLKELIKS; via the coding sequence ATGAGTACCGTTCTAGTAGTGGAAGATGGGATAACTGATATGCAGGTTATCAGTAAATATTTACAACAGGCTGGTTATTCTGTCGTTTGTGCTACGAATAGTGCAGAAGCACAATCTAAAATAGGTAGTGCTAAACCAGATGTGATAGTTTTAGATGTAATTTTACCTGATAAAAGCGGCTATGAAATTTGTCGGGAATTAAAAGATAATGCCGAAACTAGCAATATTCCTATCGTTTTTTGCTCTACTAAAAGCAGTGATGTAGATAAAATGTGGGGGAATATGTTAGGTGCTGATGCTTATCTAGCTAAACCAGTAGATAAGGAAGAATTAATGCGGACTTTGAAAGAATTAATTAAATCCTAG
- a CDS encoding purine-binding chemotaxis protein CheW, producing METKQKFLSFSLGVNDTAVIPLEQITEVVQIPLTEICGVPQMPNCVVGIYNWRGEMLWLVDLEEMLGYPPLLQGSNFLSKMMALVLEHDGKYLGILIRQLIDIDWLNTQEMKQTSGEVFYPEMTPFLKGYFINDAEQMIFNLDASAMLQNSMWITHN from the coding sequence TTGGAAACCAAACAAAAATTTTTAAGCTTTTCTTTGGGAGTAAATGACACGGCAGTAATTCCTCTAGAACAAATTACAGAAGTTGTGCAAATACCACTCACAGAAATATGTGGTGTTCCCCAAATGCCTAATTGTGTTGTTGGGATTTATAACTGGAGGGGGGAAATGTTGTGGTTGGTTGATTTGGAAGAAATGCTAGGTTATCCACCACTTTTACAAGGATCAAATTTCTTATCAAAAATGATGGCATTAGTGTTAGAACATGATGGGAAGTATTTAGGAATATTAATCCGTCAACTGATAGATATTGATTGGTTGAATACTCAAGAGATGAAACAAACATCTGGTGAAGTATTCTATCCAGAGATGACACCTTTCTTAAAGGGGTATTTCATCAATGATGCTGAACAAATGATTTTTAATTTAGATGCTTCAGCAATGTTGCAAAATTCTATGTGGATAACACATAACTAA